In Plodia interpunctella isolate USDA-ARS_2022_Savannah chromosome 4, ilPloInte3.2, whole genome shotgun sequence, the sequence ATATCTAACGTAAAATGCCCGGAAAGTGTAGTAAAGTTGTACGGGGTCATCGTACAAGTAACAAAATGGCGTCGCTGGAAACGAAAGTTTCGAATAAGCGAAGTACAACCAACGTTAAGCATTTTATATACTCGCGCCcctttattcatttaaacattgaaacataggtactttaagttaaaatatgttttgtcactatcacacttAACATTTATTACTTCAAGAGTTCTGACCGCCCTAAGCGTCCCAAACATTTTATGTTCgcagattatttatttagttagtaGCTTTTGTTTTAGTGGTTTGTctagttgaaatatttagtatttaggTACAATGACCAATGCTAGATCAATAGTGCATGGGAATTTCAGAGCCTCCTGATACTCGCAGCCTAATTAACCTAAAGGAAACTTGGGTGTTCTTTATTACAGCCTCATAGAGGTCGAACGTGACTGTACATCGATGTGGACGCCATAATTTCTTCTATACGAACGGTCAACAACATTCAAATTAGTCGCTATTACCGCTACATAGAGATCCATACAGTGTATTGACGTGCAGTGAGATCTCCGTACTGCATTACAGCGTAAAGTGTACACAGAGTGGGCGAACGGCGAGGCGCTGCTAGTCACAGTATAATAGAGTATTACGCTACGGTCAATGCTCCTGTggtgttattataattaacaatttcGATATAGTTTTCAATCTATACGTTTCCCTTACCATACATCGTGAAGCCATGAAAAGGTATTATTCCACTGGGCGGGAATACAGTAATGCTGTCCACCGAGGTTTGCTTGCCTTTTATGGTCACGTTCAGGGGGTTACCGATACTGCCCTTCAGCTGTTGCATCACTTCGCAGTCCCGGGAGAAACATAACATTACCTGCAATATTCATCAGGTGTTTAAAtgcatttgttatacatgttacacatgctttttaacttatattttaaaataataatgagatgaaaaaaatctggaattgAGTGGGAATTGaacgtagtacctacttacgtcggcgtaagacgtattaattcagccgaattGGCATGGTCTtgcgatagctcagtggtcaagagcactgtcccggatagacaggggcgcggctATTCAATTCCCGCttgattccagaatttttcatcacattattattttcattaggtatattgtttttttaatacttcaaTAAGTGTTTCAAAACTCGTGACGTAACATAAAGTAGGGTAAAGACGGCAAAATGACATGGCCCCCTAGCCAGAGGGAGCCCTGCCGGgccacatttttaattaattcatcaagcaaatcatgatttttttttgtcatcagGCTCAACAAAAACATTCTGCATTAAATGACTTTCGACATGGACACCATGTACTTGTACAATCGATTAAATTATCGTCATCAATTAAGATActtttatagaaaactatCTTCGGAGCTGAAAAGTGGTGTGTAGGGAGTAAATTCCTCAAGTAGGTAATTAAGAGACTGGGAAAACTTAATTTCGCGAGCAAAAGCTTTCAAGCTTTTATGCGGATTGCATAATTTAGAAATAGcacctattttatattaggaaACTTACTTGGTATAGCAAATCTTCAAAAACGAAATACTGGTCGTCGTTGGAAGCTGTGAGCTGCACGTCTTTGAATATCAGTTTGTCGATCATGAGGTCCACCTCTAGGACGCTCTTCTTTAGCTGGTTGAAATATGAGGTGTGCTGAAATCAAGGACCCACCCATGAGCACCATGAAGTTATAGATAATCTGAAGCCCATACTCCCAAGGACTTTTTGCAAGTTTGCAAACACGAGCACCAGTGTACGTACATGCGGTTTGATGTCAGCGCCCAGCACTTGCGACCAGAGCTTGGCGCGCAGACACTGCGGGCTGCCCTTCTTCAGGTACTCCTGGATGACGGGCGCGTAGCCCAGCGCCGCCACGCGCTCGCCCAGCCCCACGCGCTCCGCCTCCAGCGTCGGGAACCCCGCCACCATGCTGGCCGCGCTGGGGTTCACGCCCAGCAGCGCCTCGCCGTTCGCCCACTCGGTGTACACTTTACGCTGTAATGCAATACGGAGATCTCACTGCACGTCAAGACACTATGAATCTCTATGTAGCGGTAATAGCGACTAATTTGAATGTTGTTGACCGTTCGTATAGAAAAAATTATGGCGTCCACATCGATGTACAGTCACGTTTGACCTCTATGAGGTTGTAATAAAGAACACCCAAGTTTCCTTTATTCTGTTGCGTGAAAATATGGTCCTTCGATCCGGATAATGACTCGGTAAGTACTTACCAATTGATCCAGAGTTTTAACTTGTATCGGCAAATGAGCAAACTCCCATTTGGGTTCATCactgaaataacaaaaaaaaaacaaatatttagaaaacgcgttttattttatttataacctcTTCATATTGAATACTCACTCTCTTGTAAATGGCACATAGCCAGATAAAGTGAGCAAAACTTCTAAAAAATCCTTAGGAGCATATACAGGTCtgtattttgataaatctgtaataaaaaataataatctagcatcatatcataaattaaaGGACAAAGAGCTATTTCAGGTAAGTCGGAGGGTACCTAAGCCATAAGTACTGAGTTCGTTCCATTTGTCGGCAAGTTCTTCTTGTTCTGGTTGAAATCTTATTTTTGCTAAAGATGTTTCTAAATCGGAACACATAGAATTTAGCGATTTGTGTATCCTTTTCTCCCACTGTGCACTAGCTTTCGTCAGAGATGTAAGTggatctaatttctgaaaaatgcaatattttttcttcatacaaaatttcactttAAAATCAGAATCCACTCTAGTTTAAGTAGCGTAACCttacattttgtttagtttgtgTCCGTACCCAATGGAATACAGTATTTCTAAGTTTTGTGTCTAAGCCTTTTTCTTTCATTGCTTGTTGTAACGACTGTTTGAAATCTTCTTTTTTAACATTCGGCGATGAAACTAATTTCTGTTACAGAAACATTCTCatttaataggtaggtaatgaaaattcatttcatatcaataaataattattatcaaaacgAGTAATACTTGCCTGAACGTCACTATAAAACGATttgtaaattgataaattctttatttcttcgGCTAATTTCAAAGCGGTTTGATGAATTGCGTCTTCTTTTATGTTATCCATATCGATtagttaacaaaaatataatataatttggtaTAATAAAGAAACAGGCGAGACtatgtttacttttttttgagaaatcatAATTACTTCACTCAAAATTCAAGATGCGGTTGCTAAGTTACTACTAAATAAATCTGTTCAGTAATGCTCTTTAATCACATAGTTACTTAcgaataacaataaaaataaaagaataacacTAAAATGCttatatgaaaagaaaatgcgataaatttaaatgttttgtctGATTACTTATTTGTCACTTAAAAGAAGATGTATAGAGGTAATTATCAATGCTATTTTTAGATTCAgagatttaaaaagaaataacacaGCTGTGTGCTGTCAACTGTGACATTTGTATTGTTGTCAAATTTCGCTGATGATGTGATTTGTTTTGATTgaaacgataaaaataaaaatatttacaataaaatgggCAAGATTTTCTTGGATCATATTGGAGGTAGCCGTCTGTTTTCCTGTGCAGCCTGCGATGTCAACCTCACCAGTCGTTCAGAGTTGATTAGCACGAGATTTACTGGAGCAACTGGTATGTAATGTACACGACATTCCATGCCTTTGTTCATACGTAGGACTATGTTGTGGTTGCCCTTAAAGTTGGCCCTAGTGAACTGATGTATGGTTTCGCGTGAACAGTAGTTGCTCGCGAGTCAGTCGATCCTAAGCTGATGAAACTGATGTATGTAGTTGTACTCGGGATAAGCTGATGTGAAGTTAACCCTTCATTATACAATTACGAAACCGTAGCCCTATCAATATGTCACATCCTTCTAgtatatgatatttataagTGTAAGAGTGACtcaatataatagaatacgactaaataaaattgccGTAGTTTATATATTCCTTACATAATAAGGTCATCATCTATATAAAACTTGGAAATAAACAAGTCTGTTTTTATAAGATGTAAACAACCTTCACATTTCTCATTCGAACctacacattaaaaaataacattcttattatttatttatggaataataaataggcAATAATAGACTTCTGCGATTATATCAAGCCGCATTGAGTTCTACAGTCAATTCACTTTATAAAATCACTTCActgatcattttattttagttaagtttttaatttaccacaagagtaattttcttaaaagcctatttgaattaatattgctgtaaaaacatgaaaagatatggttacattatataagacttgtaaaaaaaaactaactttaCATAAGATAATACAGAATATGGTCCGCAGGTCGAGCATTCCTGTTCCATAAAGTCGTGAACCTTGTCTACTCCGAGGTGCAGGACCGCGTGATGCTGACTGGCCGCCACATGGTGCGCGACGTGTCCTGCAAAAACTGTGCTACCAAGCTGGGATGGGTCTACGAGTTTGCCACTGAGGAGAATCAAAGGTTTGATATAATCCTACAAATACCATgaatgtgaaaattttgacatctgtcaagtaaggttattttatttatttatttattttataacacactagCAGCTCATTAAGCTGATGCGTGCATGTCTTGAAGTTTGGAGATTTAATCCAATCTGTTCTTAAGGTTGTCTCATGTTGAAACATAGTGGGAAGATAGCTAGAGCACTATTTTTCTCttgttatgaatttttaaagtaCTACCTTGAGAGCTGATTCTCGTTTCGTCATTCATGAGGAATGACGTCAgccaggcggccggtcgtatagtaatttt encodes:
- the LOC128669614 gene encoding TBC1 domain family member 19 yields the protein MDNIKEDAIHQTALKLAEEIKNLSIYKSFYSDVQKLVSSPNVKKEDFKQSLQQAMKEKGLDTKLRNTVFHWVRTQTKQNKLDPLTSLTKASAQWEKRIHKSLNSMCSDLETSLAKIRFQPEQEELADKWNELSTYGLDLSKYRPVYAPKDFLEVLLTLSGYVPFTRDDEPKWEFAHLPIQVKTLDQLRKVYTEWANGEALLGVNPSAASMVAGFPTLEAERVGLGERVAALGYAPVIQEYLKKGSPQCLRAKLWSQVLGADIKPHHTSYFNQLKKSVLEVDLMIDKLIFKDVQLTASNDDQYFVFEDLLYQVMLCFSRDCEVMQQLKGSIGNPLNVTIKGKQTSVDSITVFPPSGIIPFHGFTMYATPFCYLYDDPVQLYYTFRAFYVRYWHRLHYISTHPQGIVSLCLLYERLLEANEPLLWIHFRNININPVRVVFKWLMRAFSGHLPPDQLLLLWDAILGYDCLEILPLLALAIISFRKENIFQVNTLQNVDAVLADLSTISVIPLIQLALMKA
- the Ype gene encoding protein yippee-like 5 produces the protein MGKIFLDHIGGSRLFSCAACDVNLTSRSELISTRFTGATGRAFLFHKVVNLVYSEVQDRVMLTGRHMVRDVSCKNCATKLGWVYEFATEENQRYKEGRVILERALVTESDGIEEIQVNNDD